The Halosolutus gelatinilyticus genome contains the following window.
GCGCGTCAGCGAGTTAGAAGACGATCTCGAACTACTCCGTGACGCTGGCGAAGAGGAACTCGTCGAAGAGTTCCACAACACCTTTTCCCGGATGGATCGACTCGAGCGCGAAGTCGAGCGCCTTCGCGACGAGCTGGACCAAGAGCGCGACAGCTAATCCTCGTCTTCTTCGTCCGTGTCCATCGTGTGCTCGTTAGCTCCGCACTTCCGATTCGCTTCCAGAATCTCCTGTAGTTGCTCGATCTCGTCCTCGTCCATACGAGGCTATACGTCACGATCGTTGATAAATAGCACAACCTACTCTAGCTCATCGTCGTAGAATTCGCTGTGAATTCTAAGAACCGTACCATTCGAAATGCCGAAGAGGTCGCCGACAGTCCGACTTCCACAGTCACCGTGCTCGTACATCTCGGCCACTCTAATTCGGTCAAGACCAGTGACCTTGAGATGTTTTCGCTGATGCTCTTTCCGAGAGAGAAGTTCAAGATTATCTGGTCTGTTGTCCCAAGGAATCTCGTTTTTGTGGTGGACCTTCTTCCCCTGGATGGCTTCAAATCCGTGTTCGGCCACCATCACGAGTCGGTGAACTAATACTGGGCTCTTATCTGCCCTCCAGCATTCGTACCCCTTTTGATGCATCTGGAGCTTCGCGTAATTACCATACTTTGTCGATAGTGCCTGTTGAATCGATCTGGTTTCGATCCCGTGTCTCTTCAGCCAGTTGCTAACCGTTGCTTGTGAGCAATCAAAGAGGTCCGCAATTTGATTGGAGGATAATTCTTGGTCGTGATACAGTGTCATCATCAATTCCCGATCGTTCCAAGGATTTTCGTCTGGTATCTCAAGTTCTTTTTGCATACTCCATAATTTCCGCGAAAATACTTCTTAGCTTCGCTGACAGTCCAGATTCCTCACTCAATCGGCGTAGGACCAAGAAAGAGATCCCCTGACTCATCCTTTTCTGCATCCTCCGCTGCGACCTCCGCATGAGGTTCACAGTAATGTTCCGAGTATCGCTCGTAACCAACGGGATTGTAGACGACCAGGTGTGTCGCGTCCCTCGGACACTCATGAATATCGCAGTCGCCAAGTTCGATCGATTCGTCGGTCGCACCACAGCTACAGCAGACGACGTCTCCGTCGACGATAAGATGGTCAACTATCTTCCCGCAAGCTCCGCATTCGCGGGGTTCAATCGGTGACTCGTCCATTTTTCGATATCCACACCGTCAACCCCTGTAAATTGCGGGGTTAGACTCAATCCGGCTATCTATCGGGAAGTCGCACAACCGTCTTCACTCGATCGGCGTAGAACCAATGGTCAGTCTTCTCGCAACTCCAAGAACCGAACAGCTATCCCAGCAACGAGCATCACAAGGCCAACCGCCACTATCACGACAGCGAGTGTCTCAAGTAATCCTCCTTCGATTCTTGTCTCCAGCAGGAGTGAGGTCGTTATCGTCACAAGTGCGATCCATGCCAGTCGCTGACTGATCCCCTGACCGATTCTTCCACCGGGTTTGGTTGTCTTGTTCCCAGTCATAATGAGTGATGCATCGCTTCCGACCCAAAACCCCTTTCGGGGTCACTTCATCCCGGCCAAATGGTCGAGATGAGCGTTACCACCGAGGTGAGAACGGCCAACAACGCTGCGATCAACGTTGTCCACCATTTCACCTTTTCCCATGTGGGTGGCGGGTCGTACGCCATGCATTGTGAAGCCGGTGTGACCGGCTTCATCTATACATTATACCTTATGGTATATAAATATGTCGAATTTTAGTCAAGTCAGTTAGATTCAAAAAGACTTTCCACGGGGGAGATCTTAGATTGAACTGCATTGTGAAGCCGGTGTGGCCATTTCGCCACACTCTTCCTAACTTCCAGTAGCGGTAGGTGTGATTACCAGATCAATCAGGATCTACAACTCACCGTCAAGCTCAAGGAGCTTCCGGAGGACGAGCCCGTCAAGCTGATATAGCTTCTCGGCAATCTCGCTCTCCTCGTTCAACTGGTACCGGGTACTTGGCCCGGTCTCTCGCGTCTCTTTGATGATCTCCAACCCCTCCAGGTAATCGAGGTGGTCGTACACCGTGGACTGGGCGACTCCTGCCTGCTGAGCCACTTCACTGATGCTTAGGTCGCGCTCTCGCTCGTCGACGAAGACACTGATGAGTTTCGTTCGGTCACTATTGAGGAACAATTCTGCAAGCGGAGTCCCACCAGCGAAGGCCTCAGTGTCCATATTCCATGACAGGAGTAGTGAGAGTAAGTATCTTCCGACGCTTTTTATTGGTGTTGTCTTTAAACTACAGTTCATTTATACATTTGAGCACACAAACAGTAGAACAATGTCCTTATACCCAGATGATTGGGAGAGTATTCGACTGTCCGTTTTAGAACGGGATGGGCAAAAATGCCGAAATTGCGAGTCGGCGTCCACCCACCTGAGCATCCATCATATTGATAGAAGGCGAGATCAACCGAACACCCTCGATAATCTCGTTGCCGTGTGCGTCGCATGTCATCAGCAATTAGAGCGGCTGTCTGTTCGTGAACAGCGCGAACGCCTCGGGATGGAACAGCTTGAACTCGATGATATACACTACCCATCCTACGCTCGCGTCCGTGCGATCCGCCGTCTACTCCGTAAAGGTGCGGTCGGGTCGCCTGTTCCCGGCTCCTTCCTTGAGGACAGCCTTCGCGAACACTTGGTCGCCGACCCTGATGTGCCAATCGAGGCCCACGGAGGTGGCCACCGGGCAAACATCCGGCTGATATCTTCCGATGCGGCCGTCGATTACCTCAAATCGAACGGGGGCGACGTCCCGTTCGGATTTGACTAAGCAGCTGCTTTTCAACACCATCAGCGCAAGAGCGGCGTAGACCGTCCCATCGAGAAGTCAATTAGACTTACACTCTTCGAGATATTAGATGCAACTGGGTTTAGTTGGGTCATCTCGGCGCGAAAGCGTCAGGATGACTTTTCAAGAGTAATCCGATAGCGATAGCTCTGATCCTACGTATATCTGTCAAGTCAACGCGCTTTAATTAACCTTTCACACGTGCAGCGCATACAGACGGATGGTTCAATCTGGGTCATCACAGGTTTCGCCTGTGGTGTTTTCCAGTTTTCTATGTTCAGAGTCCCTACTGTGGGATTTGCAGGTATAGACGGTTCCTAGCGGGTATTCCGATATTTGATTTCCTGCTATACTACGTGTGCGACCTGATTCACTCGATCGGCGTCGGGCTGAGAAAGAGATCCCCAGATTCGTCCTTTTCCGCTTCCTCTGCTGCGACTTCCGCATAGGGTTCGCAGTAGTATTCAGAGTACCGCTCGTAACCAACAGGATTCCAGACCACCTTGTGTGTCGCCTCTCTCGGACACTCGTGGAGGTCACACGATCGCATCCCGGTACCATCGCGGTGTGTAGCCTCGAACAGACGAAAATGAGGAGTCAAGCACATAGAACATGCATTCATCCTCGGGATGTCGCACGCCCCGGCCAGCTGCCTGAACCATCGTCAACGCCGCTTCCCCAAGATACCAGTCGATCTCATTAAGCCGATTCTTCCGGTATTTGACCCTTGGGTTGCCAAGACTGGCGAACGGGACTTTGATTGCCACTTGCCAGCGACATTTATCGTCAGGGAGATCGACGCCCTCGGACAGTGCTGGCGAGATGAGAAGGTCCTTTTCCGTGTCCTTGACATCCTCCACAGCCTCCACTTCGCCCTGCCATCGCCGAATTGCAGCCTTGGGGTTTGGATCCTCTGACCGGTGGCAAATCGCGAGATCCTCAAGTTCATCCGCAAGCGCTTCAGCTTGGCTATAGCTCGACGTGTGTATCAGGCCCTTCTGCCCGGAGTGTTTCTCTGCGAGTTCACGGATTCGGTCGACGATTCTATCGAAGTGGCCCATGAACCCATCATTCGACATATTCCCGACCGGATTGTCGGCATAGATCGGCCGGTTTGACGTCGGAAACGGCGAATCAGCACGGATCACGTGTGTCGTCTCTGGATCTAACCCGAGACGAGCGGCCCACTCCTTCGCACCGCTCTTGCGATCTAGGCCACCGTACGACGGGATCGTCGCCGAACTCAGAACGATCTTATCCGCACGAGACCAGACAGTTTCCTTCAAGAATTGATCGACATGAACCGGCTGGAACTTGAAGATTAATCCTTCAGAACCCTGCTCTGCGCTTAACAACCACGGGCTCTCATCAGGATCATAATCATATCCAAGATGGCGTTCAAAGCCATTATATAACGAGTCTAACTGTGCGATCAAGCGCTGAAGGTCGTTGATGTCCTCACGTGTGAGAACCTCTGTATTCGGTTCATCGCTCTGAGCTAAGGCAATTCGTTCGTTCACACCCGCGATATAGTCATGGATCGCCTTCCGGATCTCGGCAAAGCCATTGATCTCCTCAATGCCGATAACATGGTCGTCAATAGGCGCGGTATAGTCGGGTTCGGTTGCATCCTTGATCAGCGACCCAGGCACCACGTTCGATATTTTAGACCGGATTTCATGTGGGATGTTCTCTCCGGCTTGAAAACCAGCGAACATCGACGCAACCTGTCCCTCGAGCGAGTGAGCCTCGTCAACGACAAGGAGATCGCGATTCGCGAACGACTTCTGGGAAGCGACGTTCCCGGTCTCGTCTTCAAGCTGGTACGTCATGAGAAAGCTATCGATGATCAGATACGCGAACGTCACTACAGCCGTCTGCGCGCGCATCGCGCTGACTTTCGCCTTCCAATAATTGCACTGCATCACGTTTGAGCAAGCAACTGGTTTCACACCCATTGCTCCCTCAGGGACCTCACTCTCTGGAACGCCCTCAATCTTGGAGCGGTCAAGTCCATCGTAGTAGTATCGGTCTTTCGCCCTATTGACGGGACAGTTCGAGCAGTTATACACCATCTCAGTCCGACTCAATGCCTCTTGACACGGGACATAGTCCGCCCTAGCTCGAAGCACTTCATACAGACCTGAGAGGAGATTGTCCTCTTCGAGTTGGCGCCGCAGTTCCTTCTGTGGGGTTGTGTAAAAGGCCGAGTCAGCGTAGTTGCAGAGCCCCGTATTGATTACCGACTTACCGAGCCCGGTCGGGGCATCAATAATGACGGTATCAAACTTATTATCGCCGAAAAGAGCCGTCGCCGCCTCTTGAAAAATAGCCTTTTGACCTGTCCGATAGTCAGGAGCAGGCCAAGCCTCATTGAGACCTTCCGGCGGCTCGGGAAGCGGCGGTCTCGTGATTATGTCGTCAGACATGTTCTATTGAATAATTGTTCTAGGACAACATCAATCCCAGTATCTAAACGATACAACGAAGGAACAAGGCCGTCCCGTATGAACCGGACGAATAAAAGCGACCGCTGTTTTCGAGATATGAAGTATAACGCTTGAATCAAATAACAGGAAGATTCCGGTAGAGAAGAATTCTCCGGAAAGGATAGTTCTCTGAGGACGGAACGGTGTGAGACTTGTCGGGTGAAGCTGGTGAAACGGTTCTTCACCTAGGATTGCTCCAACCGCGATCGTGTGGATGAGATCAAGATCGGGCCGACGACATCGCTATCTGACCTCCAGAAGATCGACGAACGACTCCTCACCGGTTGCAGAAATCCACTCCGTAAACACCTCATCATAACGGGGATAGATCGCGCACTCGTCCGGCTCATCGCCGTTCCGGATGATCGTGTGCTCGAGGCCGCTTCGCAGCGCGTCTGCATGCGTCTCAACCCACTCAAAGTCCGATTCGATTTCTTCGATCGCTTGTTCGACGTCCTCTGGGTCTGCTTCACTCATCGGAATCACCAAAGATCGGATGATAGCCACTCGCGGTCGATTGGCCACGATCTTCCTCCAGATCGTAATCAGGATCTCGTCCTGCCCCTTGGCGGAGATCGCGAGGCGTCGAACAGTCCGGACAAGCGAACAGATTCCCGTCGTTGTCACCGTATCCCGCTATCGTCCGCTCGTGAACGTGGGCGCCACAACTGAGACAGTGGTGTCCGTCGTCGAGCGTCATATCCGCCCAAGTAGGTCGATCGGCACTCATCAGTCCGACCCCCCTTTGGCAGTTGTTTGGGACCAGACTGGTTCTGGATCAGGTTCATCGTCTGTAGGAAGGAACGATACTGCCGGGCGGCCGTCCCTGAAACCCCAGACTTTCTCGAGTTCGCCGCTCTCAGCCAGTTGACAACAGTGCTCTCGGACCGTCGAATGAGCGAACGGGAGCTCTTCGGCCGCACGATAGGACGTGACACCGCCGGCTGAAATCGTTTCGTCGCGTTCGGCAAGCTCCTCAATAACTTCGACCAAATGGTCGTCGTCAATATATGGGCCGTGACGCCCAGTAGACATCTAAGCCACACCCCCATTCTCCGACTTATCGTCTTCATCAGTCTTCACGCTGCCGTCCGGTTCGCACTTCCAGGAGTCGGTACCGTACTTCCGTTCGGCGCTGCACTCCATGCACAGTCCGTCGTTAGTGAGATTCGGGCAGCCCGACGTTGCACACTTGCGCGGCACTTAGACCA
Protein-coding sequences here:
- a CDS encoding HNH endonuclease signature motif containing protein, which translates into the protein MQKELEIPDENPWNDRELMMTLYHDQELSSNQIADLFDCSQATVSNWLKRHGIETRSIQQALSTKYGNYAKLQMHQKGYECWRADKSPVLVHRLVMVAEHGFEAIQGKKVHHKNEIPWDNRPDNLELLSRKEHQRKHLKVTGLDRIRVAEMYEHGDCGSRTVGDLFGISNGTVLRIHSEFYDDELE
- a CDS encoding winged helix-turn-helix domain-containing protein, whose amino-acid sequence is MDTEAFAGGTPLAELFLNSDRTKLISVFVDERERDLSISEVAQQAGVAQSTVYDHLDYLEGLEIIKETRETGPSTRYQLNEESEIAEKLYQLDGLVLRKLLELDGEL
- a CDS encoding helicase C-terminal domain-containing protein produces the protein MSDDIITRPPLPEPPEGLNEAWPAPDYRTGQKAIFQEAATALFGDNKFDTVIIDAPTGLGKSVINTGLCNYADSAFYTTPQKELRRQLEEDNLLSGLYEVLRARADYVPCQEALSRTEMVYNCSNCPVNRAKDRYYYDGLDRSKIEGVPESEVPEGAMGVKPVACSNVMQCNYWKAKVSAMRAQTAVVTFAYLIIDSFLMTYQLEDETGNVASQKSFANRDLLVVDEAHSLEGQVASMFAGFQAGENIPHEIRSKISNVVPGSLIKDATEPDYTAPIDDHVIGIEEINGFAEIRKAIHDYIAGVNERIALAQSDEPNTEVLTREDINDLQRLIAQLDSLYNGFERHLGYDYDPDESPWLLSAEQGSEGLIFKFQPVHVDQFLKETVWSRADKIVLSSATIPSYGGLDRKSGAKEWAARLGLDPETTHVIRADSPFPTSNRPIYADNPVGNMSNDGFMGHFDRIVDRIRELAEKHSGQKGLIHTSSYSQAEALADELEDLAICHRSEDPNPKAAIRRWQGEVEAVEDVKDTEKDLLISPALSEGVDLPDDKCRWQVAIKVPFASLGNPRVKYRKNRLNEIDWYLGEAALTMVQAAGRGVRHPEDECMFYVLDSSFSSVRGYTPRWYRDAIV
- a CDS encoding DUF7511 domain-containing protein, with translation MSEADPEDVEQAIEEIESDFEWVETHADALRSGLEHTIIRNGDEPDECAIYPRYDEVFTEWISATGEESFVDLLEVR
- a CDS encoding DUF7563 family protein; amino-acid sequence: MSADRPTWADMTLDDGHHCLSCGAHVHERTIAGYGDNDGNLFACPDCSTPRDLRQGAGRDPDYDLEEDRGQSTASGYHPIFGDSDE